CTATAATTCGCCCAATTATCTGGCAATGTATCTATCGCCGGCAATATTCATAGGGTTTTACTTATTCAAAATTCAAAATTCAAAATTGATTCAAAATTCAAAATTCAAAATTCAAAATTATATAATACCGTTATCGCTGTTTATAATTTTATTTATAATTTATTTAACCTATTCTTATGCTGCTTGGGTGTCAATAATTATTAGTTTATCAATTGTCAGATTTATTACAAAAAAATTGAGCAAGAAGTTTATTCTAATTTCTTTGCTAATAATTTTTATCGCATTTTTAACCCAACTTGGAAATCTCAAATTAAATAATGCTTTTTCCGAGCGTTCATCGCTAAATTCCAGAATGATGATTTGGAAGTCTTCAACTTTAATGCTAAAAAATAATCTAGTTTTTGGAATCGGACCGGGAAATTTTCAAAATAAATATTTAGAATACCAGAAATATTTTCCTCCTTATTTGGAATGGGCAGTGCCCCAGCCTCACAATTTATACTTGGCTTTTTGGCTTCAAAGCGGAATCATTGGATTTGTTGGTTTCGCGATTCTTATACTATTCTGGTTTAAAAATATATTAGCTCAAATAAAAAACAACCCCGTTCTGGCTGTTTTTGCTGGAATCATAATCTACATTTTACTCCACGGAATATTTGACACTACTTATTGGAAAAATGATCTGGCTTTGGTTTTTTGGATAGCATTATTCTTGACAAAAAAACAAGAGAAATAACTCTTAGTAAAAAATTAATCACTTCCAAAAATTTCTAATGATGTTTTATCTACGCATAATGCTGAAGATGATATAATGATGTAATCGTCAATAATTTCATAATACATTGAACCACCGGCTTTTACTTCCGCATAACGATATCTACCATCTTTAAATTCAAGTTTTTTGTCCAGTTCACTTTGGCTAAAATTTACTCCTGGGAAAAGCACCTCATGAAGATCGCTAAGCATTGATCCTTCCCAGGTTTTCATAAAATTCACTTCATCTTGATATAAATCCGGATAATTATTAAAAAGATCAACTTCCAAAACAATCCCATAACTTTGGGAAGAATTTTCTGGCGAGCAAATTATTAAATCGTACTCATTCTTATTAAAAAGAGTGCTAATTTTGTCATTTATTTTGAAGCCAACTGCTACAGAAAGATCATCTAATGAAACTTCTTCCTTTTCTTTATTAGCAATCCTATTCCAGGATAATTGTTTATTTTGAGCAAGAGACGACTTGTTGTTTGTATATTCATTAAATGCTTTTTTAATTTCTTCTGAATTTTTGAGATCTTGAACGTAGTAGAAATTATTACTACTGTTTTCAATATTATTGGAAACAGCGATGGGAGTTTTTAGCTCAAGCTTATTTTGACTTTTGCCCGTTGCATTGCTTGTCTGGCTTGCTTGATTCCCTTGAAAATAAAAATAGTAAAATATGGCCGCAGTAGCAATAAAAGAAACCGACATTGAAATAGCAATTATTTTTTTTCTATCCATAAATATAACCAAATAAATTTTTTAGTTTCCGCAAGAATCGCAATACCGCGAAGCTCTTATCACTCTGATATCACTTTTGTTCAGG
This Parcubacteria group bacterium DNA region includes the following protein-coding sequences:
- a CDS encoding O-antigen ligase family protein codes for the protein MNKLTKILIFATVFLIPTYLIRFNLFKIPTNILEILIYLTFVSWIFEKPQIDWKKLYASYKIYIFSIALIFIGLILSTLVNKNYQTGFGIIKGWFFDPILFGFVLFQTIKEKEEVEKILKTLYFSAFAVSLAALEYFFYGYLTYDGRLQAFYNSPNYLAMYLSPAIFIGFYLFKIQNSKLIQNSKFKIQNYIIPLSLFIILFIIYLTYSYAAWVSIIISLSIVRFITKKLSKKFILISLLIIFIAFLTQLGNLKLNNAFSERSSLNSRMMIWKSSTLMLKNNLVFGIGPGNFQNKYLEYQKYFPPYLEWAVPQPHNLYLAFWLQSGIIGFVGFAILILFWFKNILAQIKNNPVLAVFAGIIIYILLHGIFDTTYWKNDLALVFWIALFLTKKQEK